GTTCCCTGCACTTTATCCCGCAGCCACATCACGCCTCGCGCTTTTTTTCCATATAAAAATGTAATCAACTTCCCATCTTTAAACATGCCGAGTCCTTCTGCACGAAGAGTCGATTCAGGAGCAGTTTGCTGAAGATTTTGCAGCGTTTGGGCTTTTTGAGCGCTACCTCTTATTCCAAACCCTGACATCAGCGCTTGACTTCCCGGGGATTCAAGGTTTTTCATAACTTCTTGAGCCGATACTTTCATATGTTCTCCCCACTTTTGTTCGGTGAGTTCCAGCGTTTTAAGGACTTTATTAGCTGGAATTTTATCAATTGGCGTAAGAGATTTTACAAAACTGGAAGCTTTTACGCCGTTTGCAATGACCATATCAGATGTAATTCGAAATTCCGGATCTCGGTCAATGCCATCAATAATAACATCAATGCCCTCCGTTCTCGCTAGGCTTTCTCCGATCACAATTAAGTTTGTATGAGCGTAGTACAGTCTTCTTGATACCGTGCTCGATGCTCTTCTGCTTGCTTCTACTAAGTTTGCGCCTTTTGCTCCGTATACGGAAACAGACGGACTTTGGGTACCACCCCCGCCGCCTTGAAGACCGCCGGCTACGTTACCTGGATTAATAATTTGTAGCGTGATTTGATACTGACCATCTTTTGTTTTATCAATTCCCATCGCTGCGACAATCGCTAAATCGGTTAATTCCTTACTGCTCCAGCAGCTTGAAAGGATGCAAATCGAAAATGCCATAACTGTACATAAAAGCCCTTTACGCATCACTTTGATCGCCTTCTTTCACCGTAGTGTTTGCCATTCCCCGGCTTTTAGGAGGCATTGGGCGCTGGTTGTCTCCTTCTCTCACCATATTTCCACTACTGATGAGCCTTGGTCTTTGTCTAAGCGTCCACCACGGCATGCGAACAATGGTATCACCTGAATTGCTCGGAATAAATGGAGCAAGAGGCGTCATGTATGGAACACCGAATGAACGAAGACTGCAGAGATGAACAATCATCATTAAAAAGCACAGGATAATGCCATAAAACCCGAAAGTAGCCGCTGCAATCATAAAAACAAAGCGAATGAGCCGAGCAGAAATCGCAATGGCAAATGAAGGCGTCGCAAAGCTTGCAATCGCCGTCATCGCTACAACAATAACCATCGCTGGAGATACAATCCCTGCTTGAACCGATGCTTGCCCAATCACGAGCGCTCCTACAATTGAAACTGCAGAACCGATCGCCCTTGGAAGTCGAATACCAGCTTCTCGCAAAATTTCAAATGTGACTTCCATAATGAGCGCTTCAACCAAGGAAGGAAACGGAACATCTTCCCGCTGTGCAGCAATGGCGATGAGCAGCTTCGTCGGAACCATTTCTTGATGAAAAGTTGTGATCGCTACATACGTAGCCGGTGCAATCAGTGAAATAAAAAAAATAAGAATGCGTAAAAAACGAATCGACGTGGCAATATCAAAGCGTGAATAATAATCTTCAGGAGACTGAAAAAACTGAATGAAGACAGCAGGTGCAATCAGCACGAATGGCGTTCCGTCTACAAAAATCGCAATACGCCCTTCTAAGAGATTTCCTGCAACGATATCGGGACGCTCCGTGTGATACATTGTAGGAAAAGTAGTGTACGTTTGGTCTTCAATAAGCTGCTCTACATAGCCTGATTCTAAAATGCTATCGATATTAATTTGGTTAAGACGCTTCTTTACTTCTTTTACGATTTTGTCATTGGCAATCCCATTAATGTACATCATTGAAACGTCTGTCTGCGTTACTTTCCCAATCTTCATCGTTTCTACCCATAAGTCAGGCGATTTGATAATTCGCCTGACCATGGGCATGTTTTTAGCAATCGATTCCGTGAACCCTTCCTTAGAACCCCGAACGACAAGCTGTGTAGTCGGTTCTTGAATGGAACGCCACTCCCCGCCTTTCGTACCTGCACTCATCGCATGGTTGTTTCCATCTATCAAGATAAGCGTGTCTCCTGACATCAAGGCGGGAAACACTTCACTCCACGTATGTAAAATCGCAATGTCTCCAATTCCTACTACATCTTCTTTTAATAACGTAAAAGCATTTTGAGGTGTTATTGGTTCAGAAAACACGTCATCTTTCATCATGGTGTCTACTAAAAGCTCTTGGATAGACTGATTGTCTACAATTCCGTCTATATAGATAACAGCGGCTTGAATGACTGCCCTTTCCCCAATTTTTATATAGCGGATCACCATATCCGAGCTGTTCCCCGTTCGCTTTTTTATGTTAGCTATATTACCTTCAAGCGACTGCATCAGCAGTTCTTGTTCCTCTGGTAGCGAACCTTCTGTTTCCTTTTTATTGTCTTTGCTTTTTTTATTTTTAAATAAAGAAGGCACGATTAAAAACACCTTTCTTTTCTTTTTTTTAGCTTTTTCCAAATAAATGCTTTGTATGCAATTTTTAATAGAACAATCAAAGCGTAAGACCAAAAAAATAACAAAAACTATCAGTAGAATGTTTTTAAGAAAAAAATAAAAACGGAGAGTGAGACATATGAAAATCGTTTGGATATCAGCTTTGCTGTTAGGATGCTTAATGGGATTTTCTATCGGTGTGGATATGATGCAAGGATTTAGTTTTTCCATGGCCTTGCAAAATGCCTACAGTCCGTTTCGTGTTATGGAGTTTGCTGAATTATTTGTCCTTTTTTTCCTTTTGTTCTGTTTTGTAGTTGAAGTATTTTACCGCTCATTTAAAGTAAAAAAAGCAAAACAGCAGCAAAAATAAAACTCCGTAAAAAACACATATTTCTCCTTTTTACCACCT
The genomic region above belongs to Priestia megaterium and contains:
- a CDS encoding Ger(x)C family spore germination protein; the protein is MMRKGLLCTVMAFSICILSSCWSSKELTDLAIVAAMGIDKTKDGQYQITLQIINPGNVAGGLQGGGGGTQSPSVSVYGAKGANLVEASRRASSTVSRRLYYAHTNLIVIGESLARTEGIDVIIDGIDRDPEFRITSDMVIANGVKASSFVKSLTPIDKIPANKVLKTLELTEQKWGEHMKVSAQEVMKNLESPGSQALMSGFGIRGSAQKAQTLQNLQQTAPESTLRAEGLGMFKDGKLITFLYGKKARGVMWLRDKVQGTDVNISWKDKKKAIAYQVVRQRTNVSANMVNGKPKMIVRTRVEGDIGEMEVPIDIKNPFVILDIEKKIEAAIENEIKEAFAFAQKKQTDVVGFGEVVHENYPRQWKRLQHEWSDVYFPEVEMDVKVEAYVRRAGLRNKSFMSDAVKQRQ
- a CDS encoding spore germination protein; this encodes MPSLFKNKKSKDNKKETEGSLPEEQELLMQSLEGNIANIKKRTGNSSDMVIRYIKIGERAVIQAAVIYIDGIVDNQSIQELLVDTMMKDDVFSEPITPQNAFTLLKEDVVGIGDIAILHTWSEVFPALMSGDTLILIDGNNHAMSAGTKGGEWRSIQEPTTQLVVRGSKEGFTESIAKNMPMVRRIIKSPDLWVETMKIGKVTQTDVSMMYINGIANDKIVKEVKKRLNQINIDSILESGYVEQLIEDQTYTTFPTMYHTERPDIVAGNLLEGRIAIFVDGTPFVLIAPAVFIQFFQSPEDYYSRFDIATSIRFLRILIFFISLIAPATYVAITTFHQEMVPTKLLIAIAAQREDVPFPSLVEALIMEVTFEILREAGIRLPRAIGSAVSIVGALVIGQASVQAGIVSPAMVIVVAMTAIASFATPSFAIAISARLIRFVFMIAAATFGFYGIILCFLMMIVHLCSLRSFGVPYMTPLAPFIPSNSGDTIVRMPWWTLRQRPRLISSGNMVREGDNQRPMPPKSRGMANTTVKEGDQSDA